A window of the Lolium perenne isolate Kyuss_39 chromosome 7, Kyuss_2.0, whole genome shotgun sequence genome harbors these coding sequences:
- the LOC127314098 gene encoding aspartate aminotransferase, mitochondrial: MAMSRAAAAIRQRRSGPLLPASRSMASLFGHVEPAAKDPILGVTEAFLADPSPDKVNVGVGAYRDDNGKPVVLECVREAERRIAGSTNMEYLPMGGSAKMIDESLKLAYGEDSEFIKDKRIAAVQTLSGTGACRLFADFQKRFLPDSQIYIPTPTWANHHNIWRDAQVPQRTFGYYYPDTKGLDFAGLMNDIKNAPDGSFFLLHACAHNPTGVDPSEEQWREISHQFKLKNHFPFFDMAYQGFASGDPERDAKAIRIFLEDGHQIGCAQSYAKNMGLYGQRAGCLSILCDDEMQAVAVKSQLQQIARPMYSNPPLHGALIVSTILGDPALKTLWLKEVKGMADRIIGMRKALKENLEKLGSPLSWEHITNQIGMFCYSGMTPEQVDRLTKEFHIYMTRNGRISMAGVTTGNVAYLANAIHEVTKPK, encoded by the exons ATGGCCATGTCTCGCGCCGCCGCAGCGATCAGGCAACGGCGGAGCGGCCCGCTCCTGCCAGCGTCGAGGTCCATGGCGTCGCTGTTCGGCCACGTGGAGCCCGCCGCCAAGGACCCCATCCTCGGCGTCACCGAGGCCTTCCTCGCCGACCCTTCGCCGGACAAAGTGAACGTCGGCGTC GGCGCGTACCGGGACGACAACGGGAAGCCCGTCGTGCTGGAGTGCGTGCGCGAGGCGGAGCGGCGCATCGCCGGGAGCACCAACAT GGAGTACCTTCCGATGGGAGGAAGCGCGAAGATGATCGATGAATCACTCAAGTTGGCTTATGGGGAGGATTCCGAGTTCATCAAGGACAAGAGGATTGCAGCCGTGCAGACTCTTTCAGGGACTGGTGCATGTCGCCTCTTTGCAGATTTTCAGAAACGGTTCTTGCCAGATTCACAGATATACATACCTACCCCTACATGGGCAAA TCATCACAATATTTGGAGGGACGCCCAGGTACCGCAAAGAACATTTGGCTACTACTATCCAGACACAAAAGGATTGGATTTTGCAGGCCTCATGAATGATATCAAG AATGCTCCAGATGGTTCCTTCTTTTTGCTTCATGCATGTGCTCACAATCCCACTGGGGTGGATCCTTCTGAGGAGCAATGGAGAGAGATATCTCATCAATTCAAG TTGAAGAACCATTTCCCATTCTTTGACATGGCATACCAAGGATTTGCCAGTGGTGACCCTGAGAGAGATGCCAAGGCAATTCGGATCTTTCTTGAAGAtgggcatcaaattggatgcgcacAGTCCTATGCAAAAAACATGGGGCTTTATGGCCAAAGAGCAGGATGCCTTAG TATTCTCTGTGACGATGAGATGCAAGCAGTTGCCGTGAAGAGCCAACTGCAACAGATTGCCAGACCTATGTACAGTAACCCACCACTGCATGGCGCACTAATTGTTTCCACAATCCTTGGTGATCCAGCCCTGAAAACATTATGGCTGAAAGAGGTCAAG GGTATGGCTGATCGCATCATTGGAATGCGAAAAGCACTAAAGGAAAATCTTGAAAAGTTGGGTTCACCATTATCGTGGGAACATATTACTAATCAG ATTGGCATGTTCTGCTACAGTGGGATGACACCTGAACAAGTTGATCGTTTAACAAAAGAATTCCACATATACATGACTCGTAATGGCAGGATAAG CATGGCTGGTGTAACAACAGGAAATGTCGCCTACTTGGCAAACGCTATTCATGAGGTCACCAAGCCAAAGTAA
- the LOC127314099 gene encoding small ribosomal subunit protein uS9m codes for MPSQLQQTPPPISLPEQVGVVRLGISRALQNWELGLRPYLKSARHLTRDSRMVERKKRGRAKARKSFQWVKRSMCKITVPLVVAGPLLFVVNSQSA; via the exons ATGCCGTCCCAACTTCAACAGACGCCGCCACCAATATCTCTGCCAG AGCAAGTTGGAGTTGTGCGTCTAGGGATCAGCAGGGCTTTGCAGAATTGGGAGCTGGGACTGCGTCCATATCTCAAATCAG CTCGACATTTAACCAGAGATTCGCGAATGGTTGAAAGGAAGAAGCGTGGAAGGGCGAAGGCAAGAAAGAGCTTCCAATGGGTCAAGCG gtctaTGTGCAAAATTACCGTGCCTCTGGTGGTGGCAGGTCCTCTCCTATTTGTTGTGAATTCTCAGTCAGCATAG